GATGTATTCAGGATAATAAAAGAGTTTCAAGAGTTTCTATATGAAAGATACAACTTGAGGTATTTTGAATGATAAGGGCTCTCATAGATAAACTCTTAGGGAGCAGGGAAGAGCTTAGCTGGGAGGTAAACAAAGAGACAAAAATTGAGGACCTGTGCTTTGTAGTCTTTGATACAGAAACTACTGGGCTTGACCTTAAAAAGGACGAAGCTTTAAGTATTGGTGCGGTAAAGATAGAAAACCTCAGAATAGACCTAAGCAAAAATTTCTATGCCCTTCTAAAGCCTACAAGGGAATATAACGAATCAATAAAAGTGCATGGTATAACTCCAGAGGATTTACGCAGTGCAAGAGAGAGAAAGGAGATATGCATGGAGTTTTTAGAATACGCAAGGGGGTGTATACTTGCGGGATACTTTCTTCAAATTGACATATCCATGCTCAAAAAGCTTATAAAAGAGGAATGTGGATTTTCTCTAAAAGCCTACGCCCTTGACCTGCTTGACTTGGTGGAACACAAGGGTAAAGTGCCAACCCTTGAAGAACTTCTAAAAATCTTTAAACTTCCCATATCAACCCAACACAACGCCCTTGAGGATGCATATATGACCGCCCTCTTGCTGTTAAGACTTCTGAAAGACGGAAACTACAAGAAACTCAAAGACCTTCCCGTTAGGAGATTTTAGTTCTGTATTGAGCCTATGGAGCTAAGAGTGTATACGATTAAATTGGGGTTAACCCCTTCTTTAAGCCTTTCCGGTTTATAGTTTTCAATCCTTAGCGTGGTTATGTTGCCTGCAGGCAAAGAACCAAAAAGCTATAACAGTCCTCAACCCTTAGGCTCATCGTGC
Above is a genomic segment from Aquificaceae bacterium containing:
- a CDS encoding 3'-5' exonuclease produces the protein MIRALIDKLLGSREELSWEVNKETKIEDLCFVVFDTETTGLDLKKDEALSIGAVKIENLRIDLSKNFYALLKPTREYNESIKVHGITPEDLRSARERKEICMEFLEYARGCILAGYFLQIDISMLKKLIKEECGFSLKAYALDLLDLVEHKGKVPTLEELLKIFKLPISTQHNALEDAYMTALLLLRLLKDGNYKKLKDLPVRRF